One stretch of Paenibacillus sp. FSL R5-0341 DNA includes these proteins:
- a CDS encoding MFS transporter, protein MQTSSLDAQLSNQDRPAISRLVAILFAVCSGLAVASIYYAQPLLDSIAQEFNLSPSSIGIVITVTQICYALGLFLLVPLGDLLNRRKLIIIQMLLSVLALVLVGTSQSSSLLFTGMAVVSLLAVITQTLVAFAAHLAAPSERGRIVGQVTSGIVIGILLARTVAGTLNDWLGWRSVYLFSASLTLLGIVALYLVLPRQQSPQVKQSYFQLLRSVLLLYREMPVLRVRGILAMLIFTAFSILWTSMVLPLSSPPLSLSHTVIGAFGLAGAAGALAAARAGKLADRGLGQKTTGISLVILLLSWLPIGYVHHSLWFLILGVILLDLAVQAVHVTNQSLIYEVRPEAQSRLTAAYMIFYSIGSAAGSIVSTQVYAWAGWTAVCWLGAGVSAAALLFWMIDRYINRNADR, encoded by the coding sequence ATGCAAACTTCTTCCCTAGATGCACAATTATCCAACCAGGATCGTCCCGCCATTTCACGGTTAGTCGCTATTCTCTTTGCCGTGTGCAGCGGACTTGCTGTCGCCAGTATCTATTATGCTCAGCCTTTGCTGGACTCCATTGCTCAAGAATTCAACCTCTCTCCATCGTCCATAGGTATTGTCATCACAGTGACTCAAATATGTTATGCACTGGGACTGTTCCTTCTCGTTCCACTTGGTGACCTCTTAAACCGTCGCAAGCTGATTATCATTCAGATGCTCTTATCTGTGCTTGCACTGGTTCTGGTAGGAACCTCACAGTCCAGCTCCCTGTTATTCACGGGCATGGCTGTCGTCAGTCTGCTCGCGGTCATTACGCAAACGCTCGTTGCCTTTGCTGCCCACTTGGCAGCCCCTTCCGAACGTGGTCGCATTGTCGGACAGGTAACCAGTGGAATCGTCATTGGCATTTTACTTGCACGAACGGTTGCAGGTACGCTGAACGATTGGCTCGGGTGGAGATCGGTATATCTCTTCTCCGCCAGCCTTACATTACTAGGGATTGTCGCCTTATATCTTGTTCTCCCAAGGCAGCAGTCCCCTCAAGTAAAACAAAGCTACTTCCAATTACTCCGATCTGTCTTGCTACTGTACCGTGAAATGCCTGTATTACGAGTACGCGGTATATTGGCCATGCTGATTTTTACAGCCTTCAGCATCTTGTGGACTTCCATGGTTCTGCCACTAAGTAGCCCTCCACTGTCCCTGTCTCATACAGTCATAGGCGCATTCGGTCTCGCAGGAGCGGCGGGAGCGTTGGCTGCTGCTCGTGCAGGTAAGCTCGCCGATCGGGGACTTGGGCAAAAAACTACCGGCATCTCACTTGTCATTCTACTATTGTCCTGGCTGCCCATCGGTTATGTGCATCACTCCCTGTGGTTCCTGATCCTGGGCGTTATCTTGCTTGATCTCGCCGTGCAGGCTGTACATGTTACCAACCAGAGCCTGATCTACGAAGTTCGTCCCGAAGCGCAGAGCCGCCTGACGGCCGCTTATATGATTTTTTATTCCATAGGCAGTGCGGCTGGCTCCATCGTTTCTACCCAAGTGTATGCGTGGGCGGGCTGGACAGCGGTTTGCTGGTTAGGCGCGGGCGTTAGTGCAGCAGCCCTTCTGTTCTGGATGATCGATCGTTATATCAATCGGAATGCTGATCGTTGA
- a CDS encoding TetR/AcrR family transcriptional regulator, protein MVRQREFDTDKALDAAMLTFWDKGFEAASLSDLTTAMGIQRPSLYAAFGDKKELFETALRRYTTQHAAQVRTRLQQGTSVREAFRGLFEHIGAEGSVTEPSHGCFCINTMVELAPHDPKFAVLTREHQMYLGVLFKETIERGQQSGELSADMNASAVAQSLVVSMIGLTVLIKSGPDRSFVEQSIQVTLSLLQYR, encoded by the coding sequence ATGGTTAGACAACGGGAATTTGATACGGATAAAGCACTTGATGCTGCAATGCTTACGTTTTGGGACAAAGGATTCGAAGCGGCATCTTTGAGTGATTTGACGACTGCGATGGGCATTCAACGCCCCAGTCTGTATGCAGCTTTTGGGGATAAAAAGGAATTATTTGAAACAGCGCTTCGCAGGTATACCACTCAGCATGCGGCTCAAGTCAGAACCAGACTTCAGCAGGGCACCTCTGTGCGAGAAGCCTTTCGTGGGTTGTTTGAACATATTGGAGCAGAGGGAAGTGTGACTGAGCCCAGTCACGGCTGTTTTTGCATTAATACGATGGTTGAACTGGCTCCGCATGACCCTAAATTCGCTGTCCTTACTCGGGAGCATCAGATGTACCTGGGTGTTCTTTTCAAGGAAACGATAGAACGAGGGCAACAGAGCGGAGAGTTGTCTGCTGACATGAACGCGAGTGCAGTTGCACAGTCTCTGGTTGTATCCATGATTGGATTAACTGTATTAATAAAATCAGGACCAGACCGCTCTTTTGTAGAGCAAAGCATCCAGGTTACGTTGTCTTTGTTACAATATAGATAA
- a CDS encoding 2,3-butanediol dehydrogenase, with amino-acid sequence MKALRWHGVKDLRLENINEPHPEEGKVKIKVEWCGICGSDLHEYTAGPIFIPAQAPHPLTGEQAPVVMGHEFSGQVVEVGEGVTRFKAGDRVVVEPIYACGHCEACKQGRYNLCDQMGFLGLAGGGGGFSEYVTAAESMVHAIPDSISYEQGALVEPSAVALHAVRQSKLKVGDTAAVFGAGPIGLLVIEALKASGASDIYVVELSDERKAKAEELGAIVIDPAQFNVVEEIHQRTQGGVNVAYEVTGVPRVLQQAIDSTRIGGELMIVSIFEQEAPIHPNSIVMKERTVNGIIGYRDVFPAVISLMDKGFFPADKLVTKRISLDEVVEHGFEALLKEKNQVKILVKAE; translated from the coding sequence ATGAAAGCATTACGTTGGCATGGAGTCAAAGATTTACGTCTCGAAAATATTAATGAACCTCATCCTGAAGAAGGTAAGGTCAAAATAAAAGTGGAATGGTGCGGAATCTGCGGTAGTGATTTGCACGAGTACACAGCAGGGCCGATCTTTATTCCAGCTCAAGCTCCACATCCGCTAACAGGGGAACAAGCGCCTGTAGTTATGGGCCATGAATTCTCAGGACAGGTCGTTGAAGTAGGCGAAGGCGTTACCCGTTTCAAAGCGGGCGATCGTGTTGTGGTAGAACCAATCTATGCATGTGGACACTGCGAAGCTTGTAAACAGGGCAGATACAATCTGTGCGACCAGATGGGTTTCCTTGGACTCGCTGGAGGAGGAGGAGGTTTCTCCGAGTATGTAACTGCTGCAGAATCCATGGTACATGCTATACCAGATTCAATCTCGTATGAGCAAGGTGCATTGGTTGAACCTTCAGCTGTAGCACTTCACGCCGTGCGCCAAAGCAAACTGAAAGTGGGCGATACGGCAGCAGTGTTTGGCGCAGGCCCAATCGGACTGCTGGTCATTGAAGCACTCAAGGCCTCGGGAGCATCTGATATTTATGTGGTCGAGTTATCGGACGAACGGAAAGCAAAAGCCGAAGAACTGGGAGCCATTGTAATTGATCCAGCACAGTTCAATGTCGTGGAAGAGATCCATCAACGTACACAAGGCGGCGTTAACGTAGCCTATGAAGTAACGGGTGTTCCACGTGTACTGCAACAAGCCATCGATTCGACACGTATTGGCGGTGAATTGATGATCGTCAGCATTTTCGAACAGGAAGCACCGATTCATCCGAACTCGATTGTCATGAAAGAACGTACGGTCAATGGTATTATCGGTTATCGCGATGTATTCCCGGCAGTCATCAGTCTGATGGATAAAGGTTTCTTCCCGGCAGACAAGCTGGTGACCAAACGAATTTCGTTGGATGAAGTTGTTGAACATGGATTTGAAGCGCTTCTGAAAGAGAAAAACCAGGTTAAGATTCTGGTGAAAGCAGAATAA
- a CDS encoding HD domain-containing phosphohydrolase translates to MRIHIMNLQDGDRLTADTFSDAGLHVLGKGTVIKSEDISLLMQHRVDYVDIESREEEITEAEFFAAAAKHASGSSVSTKEEPPEEEMKSQFIQTVHNYQNAFLEALTVGKFNATMVDDALQPMVEGLDEQKDVVHLLMMLERDDVNNYTHSIQVGLLSFYLANWLGYSQKESYQISRGGYLHDIGKCKVSHRIRNKTEPLTADEQLEMQRHTIYGHEIIKNSMTDEATALVALQHHEREDGSGYPMQLEKSEIHPYTQIVSVADIYIGMRSGSHGGSNPNLINNLRDIYGMGFGKLNEKPVQALMQHLLPNFIGKQVLLSNGEKGVIVMNNTSDIFKPLIKVESEEYRDLSKERTLAIDELLI, encoded by the coding sequence TTGAGAATCCATATTATGAACCTGCAAGACGGAGACCGTCTGACTGCGGATACATTCAGCGATGCAGGATTACACGTTCTCGGGAAGGGAACTGTGATCAAAAGTGAGGATATCTCCTTGCTTATGCAGCACCGTGTAGATTATGTAGATATTGAATCACGTGAAGAGGAAATTACTGAGGCCGAATTTTTTGCTGCAGCGGCAAAGCATGCTTCCGGGTCAAGCGTAAGCACGAAGGAAGAGCCGCCTGAAGAAGAGATGAAGTCCCAATTTATTCAGACTGTACATAATTATCAAAATGCTTTTCTCGAAGCTCTGACTGTTGGCAAGTTCAACGCCACCATGGTGGATGATGCACTGCAACCGATGGTTGAGGGACTGGATGAGCAGAAAGATGTCGTTCATCTCCTGATGATGCTGGAGCGGGATGACGTCAATAACTATACACATTCAATCCAGGTAGGTTTGTTGTCCTTCTACCTTGCGAACTGGCTCGGATATTCTCAGAAGGAAAGTTATCAGATCAGTCGTGGTGGCTATCTGCATGACATCGGAAAGTGCAAAGTATCACACCGGATTCGGAACAAAACTGAACCGTTGACAGCAGACGAGCAGCTTGAAATGCAACGTCACACCATATATGGTCATGAAATTATCAAAAATTCCATGACGGATGAAGCGACAGCGCTGGTTGCTCTACAGCATCACGAGCGGGAAGATGGGTCTGGTTATCCGATGCAACTTGAGAAAAGTGAAATTCATCCATATACCCAAATTGTATCTGTAGCCGATATCTATATTGGCATGAGATCCGGGAGCCACGGCGGCAGCAATCCGAACCTGATCAACAACCTTAGAGATATCTATGGAATGGGATTTGGTAAACTGAATGAAAAGCCGGTTCAGGCTTTGATGCAACATTTGCTTCCTAATTTCATCGGCAAACAAGTTTTGCTGAGTAACGGAGAAAAAGGTGTTATTGTCATGAACAATACGTCTGATATTTTCAAACCGCTCATCAAAGTGGAGTCTGAAGAATATCGTGATCTCTCCAAAGAGCGTACGCTTGCTATTGATGAATTGCTTATTTAA
- a CDS encoding NADH:flavin oxidoreductase has protein sequence MNVPSALFKPFISDKLTLSNRIVMAPMTRGFSPEGVPGPEVVEYYRRRVAGGVGLIITEGTGINHPSSVSGASIPLFHGEDSLQGWANVVKAVHEAGGKIMPQLWHVGTARRSGDLPNAEAEPVSPSGVSMAGEPSREPLTEEEIQGLVQAFAQAAADAQRIGFDGIELHGAHGYLIDQFFWEQTNRRTDKYGGDLVQRTQFAVEVIEACRAAVGPDFPIVLRFSQWKMGNYDARLVETPEQLEQFLTPLSAAGVDIFHCSTRRFWLPEFEGSELNLAGWTQKITGKPAISVGSVGLEAEFVDRATENQGAGDAHLELLNEKLENNEFDLIALGRVLLSDPEWADKVREGRTSEIIPFTTEVLQTLQ, from the coding sequence ATGAACGTACCTTCAGCATTATTCAAACCCTTCATCTCGGACAAGCTAACCTTGTCGAACCGAATTGTGATGGCACCCATGACACGTGGGTTTTCACCAGAGGGCGTACCTGGACCAGAAGTTGTTGAATACTACCGTCGTAGAGTAGCAGGCGGAGTGGGGCTTATCATTACGGAAGGCACAGGCATTAATCATCCGTCTTCCGTCAGTGGGGCGAGTATTCCATTGTTCCATGGTGAAGATTCGCTGCAAGGATGGGCTAACGTAGTGAAAGCAGTACATGAAGCAGGCGGCAAAATCATGCCACAATTGTGGCATGTGGGTACAGCGCGTCGTTCCGGCGACTTGCCTAATGCTGAAGCTGAACCGGTAAGTCCGTCAGGTGTTAGCATGGCAGGAGAACCATCACGTGAACCCTTGACGGAAGAGGAGATTCAAGGTCTTGTTCAAGCATTTGCCCAAGCCGCAGCGGATGCACAGCGAATTGGGTTTGACGGCATTGAGCTGCACGGAGCCCACGGATATCTGATTGACCAATTCTTCTGGGAGCAGACGAACCGACGGACCGACAAGTATGGCGGTGATTTGGTACAGCGAACCCAATTTGCAGTTGAAGTGATTGAAGCTTGTCGTGCGGCAGTTGGTCCTGATTTCCCAATTGTGCTTCGGTTCTCCCAATGGAAGATGGGGAATTATGATGCTCGTCTGGTGGAAACACCGGAACAATTGGAGCAATTTCTGACACCACTCAGTGCTGCTGGCGTGGATATATTCCATTGTTCTACACGCCGGTTCTGGTTGCCTGAATTTGAAGGTTCCGAGCTGAATCTCGCGGGTTGGACTCAAAAAATAACAGGCAAACCAGCTATTTCAGTTGGATCGGTAGGGCTGGAAGCTGAATTTGTGGACAGAGCAACCGAGAACCAAGGAGCAGGGGATGCCCATTTGGAACTATTGAATGAGAAGCTGGAGAATAATGAATTTGATCTGATCGCTTTGGGCCGCGTTTTGCTGAGTGATCCCGAATGGGCAGACAAAGTTCGTGAAGGTCGCACATCTGAAATCATTCCTTTTACAACGGAAGTGTTGCAAACACTCCAATAA
- a CDS encoding D-2-hydroxyacid dehydrogenase family protein has translation MNTKLRCAVLDDYQNVALTSADWSPLMDQVEIQTFNNYMGSEEKVIQELQDFDMVVLMRERTPFPENVISQLPRLKLLITSGMRNASIDLKAAEQNGVIVCGTEGSSNPPTELTWALILGLSRQLVTENNALRSNRNWQSTVGLDLHGRTLGLLGLGKIGTRMAEIAQAFGMNVMAWSENLTREKAEKHGVIWAETKEQLLAQSDIVSIHLVLSDRTRNLIGQAEFQHMKPHALLINTSRAGIVDQEAMVEALQSGWIAGAGLDVYEQEPLPVNHIMRTLPNVLATPHLGYVTRGNYDYHHTVENIEMFLKGRPIRQLLP, from the coding sequence ATGAATACGAAGTTACGCTGTGCCGTTTTGGATGATTATCAGAACGTTGCGCTGACGTCGGCGGACTGGAGTCCGTTGATGGATCAGGTAGAGATTCAGACATTCAACAACTATATGGGCTCGGAAGAAAAAGTCATCCAGGAATTGCAGGATTTCGATATGGTTGTCCTGATGCGGGAACGCACACCGTTTCCGGAAAATGTCATTTCGCAGCTCCCGCGGTTAAAACTTCTGATTACAAGTGGTATGCGCAATGCATCCATAGACCTCAAGGCTGCGGAGCAGAACGGGGTTATTGTGTGTGGAACCGAGGGGAGCTCCAACCCGCCGACCGAACTTACCTGGGCGCTTATTCTGGGACTGTCGAGACAATTAGTTACGGAAAATAATGCACTTCGCTCCAATCGAAACTGGCAGAGCACGGTCGGGTTGGATCTGCATGGGAGAACACTTGGATTGCTCGGTTTGGGCAAAATAGGTACTCGTATGGCTGAGATCGCACAAGCATTCGGTATGAATGTGATGGCCTGGAGCGAGAATCTGACACGAGAGAAAGCCGAAAAACATGGTGTGATCTGGGCCGAGACCAAGGAGCAACTGCTTGCACAGAGCGACATTGTATCCATTCATCTCGTATTAAGTGATCGAACGCGCAACTTAATCGGACAAGCTGAATTTCAACACATGAAACCTCATGCGCTATTGATTAATACGTCACGAGCGGGCATTGTCGATCAGGAAGCTATGGTGGAGGCATTGCAGAGTGGTTGGATTGCAGGTGCAGGTCTGGATGTATATGAGCAGGAACCGCTACCTGTTAACCATATTATGCGAACATTGCCCAACGTTCTGGCCACACCGCATCTGGGGTATGTAACTCGTGGCAATTATGATTATCATCATACCGTAGAAAATATAGAGATGTTCCTGAAGGGAAGACCGATCAGGCAACTGCTTCCTTAG
- a CDS encoding UbiD family decarboxylase, giving the protein MKYRNMEDCINDLEQHGHLIRVKEEVDPHLEMAAIHMKVHEAKGPALLFENVKGSKFQAVSNLFGTVERSKFMFRGTLEGVQRVMAVRDDPMKALKTPFQHVRTGLAAWQALPKQKSISLPVSAQEIQISDLPLIKHWPMDGGAFVTLPQVYSEDPDKPGIMNSNLGMYRVQLSGNDFEMNKEIGLHYQIHRGIGIHQAKAVKKGEPLKVSIFIGGPPAHTLSAVMPLPEGLSEMTFAGLLAGRRFRYSYKDGYCISNDADFVITGDIYPGETKPEGPFGDHLGYYSLTHEFPLMRVHKVYAKPNAIWPFTVVGRPPQEDTAFGDLIHEITGDAIKQEIPGVKEVHAVDAAGVHPLLFAIGSERYTPYQAVKQPTELLTIANRILGTGQLSLAKYLFITAEDQQPLDTHKEVEFLTYILERMDMQRDIHFHTHTTIDTLDYSGTGLNSGSKVVFAAYGDKIRDLCTEVPESLKNIRGYENAQLIMPGIVSIQTSAFTSYEDTAQEMQAFTSLLKEQGGLDSCPMIILCDDSSFLSANLSNFLWATFTRSNPSHDMYGVNSGYDHKHWGCDQVIIDARTKPHQAPPLIPDASVEKSIERFFVQGASLGSIKI; this is encoded by the coding sequence ATGAAATATCGCAATATGGAAGATTGTATTAACGATCTGGAGCAGCACGGTCATTTGATTCGGGTCAAAGAAGAGGTTGATCCTCATCTGGAGATGGCAGCGATCCACATGAAAGTGCACGAGGCTAAAGGCCCGGCGTTATTATTCGAAAATGTAAAAGGCTCAAAGTTCCAGGCCGTATCGAATCTGTTCGGCACAGTGGAGCGAAGCAAGTTCATGTTCCGCGGTACGCTGGAAGGCGTACAACGGGTCATGGCTGTTCGTGACGATCCCATGAAGGCGCTTAAGACGCCATTTCAGCATGTCCGCACAGGTCTCGCTGCATGGCAGGCGTTGCCGAAACAGAAGTCTATAAGTCTACCCGTGTCCGCGCAAGAGATTCAAATCTCGGATCTGCCGCTCATCAAGCACTGGCCCATGGACGGCGGGGCATTCGTGACGCTACCGCAGGTATATTCCGAAGATCCGGATAAGCCAGGAATCATGAATTCCAATCTGGGGATGTACCGGGTTCAGCTGAGTGGCAACGATTTTGAAATGAACAAGGAAATTGGATTGCACTATCAGATTCATCGCGGAATTGGTATACATCAAGCCAAGGCGGTGAAAAAGGGAGAACCGCTGAAAGTCAGTATTTTCATCGGGGGTCCACCAGCACATACACTCTCAGCGGTTATGCCTCTGCCAGAAGGACTCAGTGAGATGACATTTGCTGGCCTGCTCGCTGGACGTCGTTTCCGATACAGTTATAAGGACGGATATTGCATTAGCAATGATGCCGATTTTGTCATCACAGGTGATATCTATCCAGGCGAGACGAAGCCTGAAGGCCCGTTCGGCGATCATCTGGGTTACTACAGTCTGACGCATGAATTCCCGCTAATGCGTGTGCATAAAGTCTATGCCAAACCTAATGCCATCTGGCCGTTTACGGTTGTTGGTCGACCACCGCAAGAGGATACGGCTTTTGGCGATTTGATTCATGAGATTACAGGAGATGCGATCAAACAAGAGATTCCTGGCGTCAAAGAAGTGCACGCGGTCGATGCGGCAGGGGTCCATCCATTGCTGTTCGCCATTGGTAGTGAACGTTACACGCCTTATCAGGCGGTGAAGCAACCGACAGAGCTACTCACGATTGCTAATCGCATTTTGGGAACAGGGCAGCTCAGTCTGGCGAAGTATCTGTTTATTACTGCTGAGGATCAACAGCCTTTGGACACCCATAAGGAAGTTGAATTCCTGACCTATATTTTAGAGCGCATGGATATGCAGCGGGATATTCATTTCCATACCCATACGACCATTGATACATTGGATTACTCGGGTACAGGGCTGAACAGCGGTAGCAAAGTTGTTTTTGCAGCCTATGGTGACAAGATTCGCGATCTGTGCACGGAAGTGCCGGAGTCATTGAAAAACATTCGAGGTTATGAGAATGCGCAACTCATCATGCCGGGCATCGTTTCGATCCAGACATCGGCTTTTACCAGTTATGAGGATACGGCACAGGAGATGCAAGCATTCACCTCTCTTTTGAAGGAACAAGGCGGTCTGGACTCGTGTCCGATGATCATTCTTTGTGATGACAGTTCGTTCTTGAGTGCTAATCTCAGCAACTTCTTATGGGCAACCTTTACTCGAAGCAACCCTTCACATGACATGTATGGGGTTAATAGCGGATATGACCACAAGCATTGGGGTTGTGATCAGGTTATTATTGATGCGCGTACCAAACCTCATCAGGCACCTCCGCTGATTCCCGATGCTTCGGTGGAGAAGAGCATTGAACGTTTCTTTGTTCAAGGGGCAAGTCTGGGTTCGATCAAAATCTAA
- a CDS encoding HAMP domain-containing sensor histidine kinase, protein MLRKSLRLRIVATFIGIVLVSLILSFILNAGAPEKTPDRLMVTFAEDIATMINLIDDPEKVKSSLGIFARYGLNITPVNQQSEELSSLPEGKVHSLFEAGATDAMFMSSKEGIATIGVPGTSEGIGTFLIQSDFSSLFHTLRNTLLTSLLTVLVIGSLLILLMSGYIVKPIKRLTVAAKEMSSGDLSVRLKHNNKDEFGELMESFNHMASELQKIDSVRDDFVSNVSHEMQSPLTSIRGFTRALQDGVIPLEEQKEHLDIIYEETLRLSRLSDNLLRLASLDSEHHPVHFTTFQLDEQLRRTILLAEPQWAQKDIQIELDLLPCEITVDKDLFDQVWQNLINNAIKYTGSSGTIHVEIETSSSFVKVLIRDSGQGIPEEALPYIFDRFYMVDKARSSSLRGNGLGLSIVIKILKLHQCTIDVESEVGKGTQFIVTIPRSVITS, encoded by the coding sequence ATGTTGAGGAAAAGCTTGCGACTTCGAATCGTAGCTACTTTTATTGGGATTGTTTTGGTGAGTCTGATTCTCTCCTTTATCCTAAATGCTGGGGCACCAGAAAAGACGCCAGATCGATTAATGGTTACCTTTGCTGAAGACATCGCCACAATGATTAACCTGATTGATGATCCGGAAAAAGTGAAATCCAGCTTGGGTATCTTTGCCCGGTACGGCTTGAATATTACTCCCGTGAATCAACAAAGTGAAGAGTTGTCTTCCTTGCCAGAGGGTAAAGTTCATTCATTATTTGAGGCAGGTGCAACCGATGCAATGTTTATGTCCAGTAAAGAAGGAATCGCGACCATCGGTGTTCCCGGAACGAGCGAGGGGATCGGCACATTTCTGATCCAAAGCGATTTCTCTTCTCTTTTTCATACACTGCGAAACACGCTCTTAACCTCACTGTTAACGGTACTGGTCATTGGTAGCTTATTAATTCTGTTAATGTCCGGGTACATTGTGAAACCGATTAAGAGATTAACGGTTGCAGCGAAGGAGATGTCATCAGGAGACCTATCTGTCCGCCTGAAGCATAATAATAAGGATGAGTTTGGGGAACTGATGGAGAGCTTTAATCATATGGCCAGTGAATTGCAAAAAATCGATTCGGTTCGTGATGACTTTGTCAGCAACGTCTCTCATGAAATGCAGTCTCCGCTAACATCGATCAGAGGGTTTACCAGAGCACTGCAAGATGGTGTTATTCCATTGGAAGAGCAGAAAGAGCATTTGGATATCATCTATGAGGAAACGCTGCGCTTATCGAGGCTCAGTGATAATCTGCTTCGGCTAGCCTCGCTAGACTCCGAGCATCATCCGGTTCATTTCACCACATTCCAGTTGGATGAACAATTAAGAAGGACGATCTTACTGGCGGAGCCGCAGTGGGCGCAGAAGGACATCCAGATCGAATTGGATTTGCTGCCCTGCGAGATCACAGTGGACAAAGATTTGTTTGATCAGGTCTGGCAAAATTTAATAAACAATGCGATCAAATACACCGGTTCTAGTGGTACCATCCATGTGGAGATTGAGACGTCATCTTCATTCGTGAAGGTACTGATTAGAGATTCAGGACAAGGAATACCTGAGGAAGCTCTGCCGTATATCTTTGATCGATTCTACATGGTGGACAAAGCGCGGAGCAGCTCGCTTCGAGGTAACGGATTAGGGTTATCCATTGTTATTAAAATTCTGAAGTTGCATCAATGTACAATTGATGTAGAGAGCGAAGTAGGAAAAGGTACGCAATTTATTGTCACGATTCCCAGGTCGGTTATTACATCTTAG
- a CDS encoding SRPBCC family protein, translating to MIEVTTEITIDASIEQCFDYARDIDVHTQTVWKHTRERAVAGVTTGRIEAGDTVTFQATHFGVRQKLKSRIVQFERPFLFVDQMEKGAFKSMRHEHHFSVIGDQMTCMRDTLRFEAPLGLLGWVTERLVLKRYMQAFLESRNRKLKAMLELLPELNG from the coding sequence ATGATTGAAGTGACAACCGAGATTACGATAGATGCCTCGATTGAACAGTGCTTTGACTATGCCCGGGATATTGATGTACATACACAGACTGTCTGGAAACATACGAGAGAGCGTGCAGTTGCAGGAGTAACAACAGGAAGAATTGAAGCAGGCGATACAGTTACATTTCAGGCTACTCATTTTGGTGTCAGACAGAAGCTGAAGTCCCGTATCGTGCAGTTTGAACGACCTTTCCTTTTTGTAGATCAGATGGAGAAAGGGGCTTTCAAGAGCATGCGACATGAACATCATTTCAGCGTAATTGGAGATCAGATGACTTGTATGAGAGATACACTTCGATTCGAAGCTCCACTTGGATTACTGGGATGGGTAACCGAACGACTTGTGCTCAAGAGATACATGCAGGCATTTCTGGAGAGTCGCAATCGTAAGCTCAAAGCGATGCTTGAACTACTGCCGGAATTGAATGGATAA
- a CDS encoding LacI family DNA-binding transcriptional regulator, which produces MSKEQKLTIKDVAERAGVGIATVSRAINNSEGISSKTRDKVMQAIEELGFVPNTSAQSLKIRQTHQIALVVPDIRNAIIPEISWSVEQTAKQHGYHVVQINTAGNARTELETIRNVKKLHVDGLIFMPLAYPKTLPGLIDKAPLPISMINYGKKLEPGMKADIVSLSQPEGKLVMEHLFKIGRTRIAYAGAPKDIIEERFRAYEQAVGHVDISLVYFGEDFSLNTGANAADYFYGLTHMPDAVYAINDMVAIGLVNRFKELGVRVPEDVAVVGVDNNQWTTVSSPQISSVSIMGEEVARLATELLLKRIREMNTTDYEHIQFEPRLIVRESSVAMIRSSSHGPHR; this is translated from the coding sequence TTGAGTAAAGAACAGAAACTTACGATCAAGGACGTCGCAGAACGTGCTGGCGTGGGCATCGCTACTGTATCCCGAGCCATCAACAATTCAGAAGGCATCAGCAGTAAAACAAGAGATAAGGTGATGCAGGCTATTGAAGAACTTGGATTTGTACCGAACACCTCTGCACAGAGTCTAAAAATCCGACAAACGCACCAAATCGCGCTCGTCGTACCCGACATACGTAACGCCATCATTCCGGAAATTTCCTGGTCCGTGGAGCAAACCGCGAAGCAGCATGGATACCATGTCGTGCAGATTAATACGGCAGGCAATGCACGCACAGAACTGGAAACCATTCGTAATGTAAAAAAACTGCATGTGGACGGGCTGATCTTCATGCCCCTCGCGTATCCCAAAACTTTGCCCGGACTGATTGATAAAGCCCCCCTCCCCATCTCCATGATTAATTACGGAAAGAAACTGGAACCGGGCATGAAGGCGGATATCGTCTCTCTGTCTCAACCTGAAGGCAAATTGGTGATGGAACATCTGTTCAAAATCGGTCGGACCCGAATTGCTTATGCCGGAGCACCCAAAGACATTATTGAAGAACGCTTCCGTGCTTATGAACAGGCCGTAGGCCATGTGGATATTTCTCTCGTCTACTTTGGTGAGGACTTTTCATTGAATACAGGGGCCAATGCTGCCGATTATTTCTACGGACTTACGCATATGCCCGATGCGGTCTATGCCATTAATGATATGGTTGCCATCGGATTGGTTAATCGCTTCAAGGAGTTGGGGGTGCGTGTGCCCGAAGATGTAGCTGTAGTGGGCGTGGATAACAATCAATGGACTACCGTCTCGTCTCCACAGATTAGTTCTGTATCCATTATGGGAGAAGAAGTCGCCAGACTTGCTACCGAGCTGTTGTTAAAACGAATTCGGGAGATGAACACGACCGACTACGAGCACATTCAATTTGAACCGCGCCTGATCGTTCGCGAATCGAGCGTTGCCATGATCCGTTCTTCTTCGCATGGACCGCACCGTTAA